A genomic window from Salvia splendens isolate huo1 chromosome 11, SspV2, whole genome shotgun sequence includes:
- the LOC121753547 gene encoding probable calcium-binding protein CML15 has protein sequence MAAIRSPRMAKMESNQLNQLRDIFARFDMDHDGSLTLLEMAALLRSLGLKPSGDQIHSLLATMDANGNGSIEFDELVGAILPDINEVVLLNQDQLIEVFRSFDRDGSGYITAAELAGQMAKMGHALTYRELSEMMQEADANGDGVLSFNEFATMMGKSAVEFLESSSSS, from the coding sequence ATGGCAGCAATCCGCAGCCCGAGAATGGCTAAGATGGAATCCAATCAGCTAAACCAGCTGAGGGACATCTTCGCCCGGTTCGACATGGACCACGACGGCAGCCTCACGCTGCTGGAGATGGCCGCCCTCCTCCGCTCGCTCGGCCTCAAGCCCTCCGGCGACCAGATCCACTCCCTCCTCGCCACCATGGACGCCAACGGCAACGGCTCCATCGAATTCGACGAGCTCGTCGGCGCAATCCTCCCCGACATCAACGAGGTGGTGCTCCTCAACCAGGACCAGCTCATCGAGGTCTTCCGCTCCTTCGATCGCGACGGCAGCGGCTACATCACCGCCGCCGAGCTCGCCGGACAGATGGCGAAGATGGGGCACGCCCTCACCTACCGCGAGCTCAGCGAAATGATGCAGGAGGCCGACGCCAACGGCGACGGCGTCCTCAGCTTCAACGAATTCGCCACCATGATGGGCAAATCTGCAGTCGAATTTCTCGAATCGTCTTCTTCCTCCTAG
- the LOC121753548 gene encoding DNL-type zinc finger protein-like, whose protein sequence is MVDGNGEFKEIEQSPSMDCQQEGVIDLKLPRRRLVVSFTCDGCGVRSQRLINRLAYERGLVYVQCSGCSQYHKLVDNLGLVIEYNRQEEIDLDATSLESF, encoded by the exons ATGGTAGATGGTAATGGAGAATTCAAAGAAATTGAGCAGTCCCCTTCAATGGATTGCCAGCAG GAAGGTGTTATTGACTTGAAGCTCCCAAGAAGACGTTTGGTAGTAAGTTTTACATGTGATGGCTGTGGTGTGCGGTCACAGAGGTTAATCAATAGACTAGCTTATGAACGTGGGCTTGTTTATGTGCAG TGTTCAGGATGTTCTCAGTACCACAAGCTTGTCGACAACCTTGGACTTGTTATCGAGTACAACCGGCAGGAGGAAATTGATTTAGATGCAACAAGTCTGGAAAGCTTTTGA
- the LOC121753545 gene encoding lysine-rich arabinogalactan protein 19-like codes for MATFLWACVSTFCILFIAANAQAPAASPSNTPSTTSPPPTTPAAPASPPPAAVATPSVAPTTPPPASSPTTPPPPPPQPPASPPVASPTLPPALPPAVPPPQPLPTPTQQPAPAPVVKPPAPAPVVPVPVASPVAPPTPAPVLPPPVPAPAPAKHKKRKHRHRHHHAPAPAPVVVVKSPPAPPTSTDTEDTAPAPSPTLNLNGGISLHQLGSRRMQVTAGSALAALLVVSGFFF; via the exons ATGGCAACATTTCTATGGGCTTGTGTTTCTACCTTCTGCATTTTATTCATCGCTGCCAATGCGCAAGCACCCGCAGCTTCACCTTCTAACACCCCATCAACGACGTCTCCACCTCCTACTACACCAGCCGCCCCAGCATCACCACCACCTGCAGCTGTAGCCACTCCGTCAGTCGCCCCAACCACTCCACCACCAGCTTCAAGCCCGacaacaccaccaccaccaccaccacaacctCCAGCAAGCCCACCCGTTGCAAGTCCAACCCTACCGCCGGCTTTACCACCAGCCGTACCTCCACCACAACCACTCCCCACGCCAACGCAGCAGCCAGCACCGGCCCCTGTGGTAAAACCACCCGCACCAGCACCGGTAGTACCTGTACCAGTTGCATCACCCGTTGCGCCACCTACACCAGCACCGGTTTTACCACCACCGGTCCCCGCACCAGCACCAGCCAAGCACAAGAAAAGAAAGCACAGACACAGGCATCACCATGCACCAGCACCAGCACCGGTTGTTGTTGTTAAAAGCCCTCCGGCACCACCAACCTCCACAGACACAGAGGATACAGCACCAGCACCCTCACCAAccttaaatttg AATGGTGGCATCTCACTTCATCAGCTTGGAAGCAGAAGAATGCAGGTGACCGCCGGATCGGCCCTGGCTGCGCTGTTGGTTGTCAGCGGTTTCTTCTTCTAA